Proteins co-encoded in one Chrysiogenia bacterium genomic window:
- a CDS encoding Hsp70 family protein, protein MSRIIGIDLGTTYTCAAVVIDGKPVVIPCKSANTVPSMIAVDNKGNELIGHEAKRQSVINPLNTIHGTKRLIGRKYDSRTTQVIRRHFKYELEEDNSGNVQITMAGSKFSLSDVAARILNRMRNYAQEFLNERVEKAVVTVPAYFNDRQRQSVKSAGEQIDLEIVRIINEPTAAAIGYGFGRDLNEKVLIYDMGGGTFDVSVCAVRGPVFEVMATGGNTFLGGVDFDDRIISYVLKKFKDETGKDLSNDAIAVQRIRDGAEKARIDLSSVEEYPLSIPYVTTDEAGNALNIDLKLTRAILEGLTKDLVDKSFRIVEQVLEDSKLTKDQVGHILLVGGMTRMPLVQQRVHDYFGRAPAKAVNPDEAVAIGAAILAHSSEPGSTIKVQLLDVVPISIGIALPNGQFLKIFEKNTSIPNAKSKIFTTSKDNQSQIQIQIRQGESQNALNNEILGNFCFQGIRAAPKGEPKIEAIFHLSEEGILKVTAKDRDTGQEQETTLDLRGN, encoded by the coding sequence ATGAGCAGGATCATCGGCATCGATCTGGGGACGACGTACACGTGTGCCGCCGTGGTTATCGACGGCAAGCCCGTGGTAATTCCCTGTAAATCGGCCAATACGGTGCCGTCGATGATTGCCGTGGACAACAAGGGCAATGAGCTCATTGGCCACGAGGCCAAGCGCCAGAGCGTCATCAACCCGCTCAATACCATCCATGGAACCAAGCGCCTGATCGGCCGGAAATACGATTCTCGGACCACCCAGGTCATCCGCCGCCACTTCAAGTACGAGCTCGAAGAAGACAATTCGGGCAACGTCCAGATCACCATGGCGGGCTCGAAGTTCTCGCTCTCGGACGTGGCCGCGCGCATCCTCAACCGGATGCGCAACTACGCCCAGGAATTCCTGAACGAGCGCGTCGAGAAGGCCGTCGTTACCGTCCCGGCCTATTTCAACGACCGCCAGCGCCAGAGTGTCAAGAGCGCCGGCGAGCAGATCGACCTCGAAATCGTTCGCATCATCAATGAGCCCACCGCCGCAGCTATCGGCTACGGTTTCGGGCGCGATCTCAACGAAAAAGTCCTGATCTACGACATGGGCGGGGGCACCTTCGACGTGTCCGTCTGCGCGGTGCGCGGCCCCGTGTTCGAGGTGATGGCCACCGGCGGCAACACCTTCCTGGGCGGCGTGGACTTCGACGACCGGATCATTTCCTACGTTCTCAAGAAGTTTAAGGACGAGACCGGCAAGGACCTCTCCAACGACGCCATTGCCGTGCAGCGCATTCGAGACGGTGCCGAGAAGGCGCGCATCGATCTCTCGAGCGTCGAGGAATATCCGCTGAGCATCCCCTACGTCACGACCGACGAGGCGGGCAACGCGCTCAACATCGATCTCAAGCTCACCCGCGCGATTCTCGAGGGCCTGACCAAGGACCTCGTCGACAAGAGCTTCCGCATCGTCGAGCAGGTGCTCGAAGACTCCAAGCTCACCAAGGACCAGGTGGGTCACATCCTGCTGGTGGGCGGCATGACGCGCATGCCGCTGGTGCAGCAGCGCGTCCACGACTACTTCGGCCGCGCCCCGGCCAAGGCGGTCAACCCCGACGAGGCCGTCGCCATCGGCGCCGCCATCCTCGCCCACTCGAGCGAGCCGGGCTCCACCATCAAGGTGCAGCTCCTGGACGTGGTGCCCATCTCAATCGGTATCGCGCTTCCCAACGGCCAGTTCCTCAAGATTTTTGAGAAGAACACCTCGATCCCCAACGCCAAGAGCAAGATCTTCACCACCAGCAAGGACAATCAGTCGCAGATCCAGATCCAGATCCGCCAGGGCGAGTCCCAGAACGCGCTCAACAACGAGATCCTCGGCAACTTCTGCTTCCAGGGAATCCGCGCCGCCCCCAAGGGCGAGCCCAAGATCGAGGCGATCTTCCACCTCTCGGAAGAAGGCATCCTCAAAGTCACAGCCAAGGACCGCGACACCGGCCAGGAACAGGAAACCACCCTCGACCTGCGCGGCAACTGA